A window from Centropristis striata isolate RG_2023a ecotype Rhode Island chromosome 4, C.striata_1.0, whole genome shotgun sequence encodes these proteins:
- the tpst1 gene encoding protein-tyrosine sulfotransferase 1 isoform X1, producing the protein MIGKLKQNLLVACLIISSVTVFYLGRHAMDCHHRFEEHGQPGGILPLSALGGSMRTTLRTGQNLSTPFVYNKDMPLIFIGGVPRSGTTLMRAMLDAHPEVRCGEETRVIPRILAMKQMWSRSGREKMRLDEAGVTDEVLDAAMQAFLLEIIVKHGEPANFLCNKDPFALKSLSYLAKIFPRAKFVLMIRDGRASVHSMISRKVTIAGFDLGSYRDCLTKWNRAIEIMYTQCLEASDKCLPVHYEQLVLHPEKWMKTLLKFLDVPWNDAVLHHEELIGKAGGVSLSKVERSTDQVIKPVNVEALSKWVGKIPADVVRDMAVIAPMLSRLGYDPHANPPNYGRPDPKVLDNTRRVFKGEFQLPDFLREQSQIQKSAERPNPS; encoded by the exons ATGATTGGCAAGCTGAAACAGAACTTGCTGGTGGCCTGTCTGATCATCAGCTCGGTCACGGTCTTCTACCTGGGCCGCCATGCCATGGATTGCCACCATCGATTTGAGGAGCACGGCCAGCCGGGGGGGATCCTGCCTTTGTCAGCACTGGGAGGCAGCATGCGGACCACCTTACGGACAGGCCAGAATCTCAGCACGccttttgtttacaacaaagACATGCCACTCATTTTCATCGGTGGAGTGCCCCGCAGTGGGACCACGCTCATGCGAGCCATGCTGGACGCCCACCCTGAGGTGCGCTGTGGTGAGGAAACCCGCGTCATCCCTCGCATCCTGGCCATGAAGCAGATGTGGAGCCGCTCAGGCCGGGAGAAGATGCGCCTGGACGAGGCCGGTGTGACAGATGAGGTGCTGGATGCCGCCATGCAGGCCTTCCTGCTGGAAATTATTGTCAAACATGGAGAGCCCGCCAACTTTCTCTGCAACAAGGACCCTTTTGCCTTGAAATCTCTTTCATACCTGGCCAAAATCTTTCCCCGTGCCAAGTTTGTACTCATGATTCGTGACGGCCGGGCTTCAGTTCACTCCATGATCTCACGGAAGGTGACCATTGCCGGCTTTGACCTGGGCAGCTACCGGGACTGCCTGACCAAGTGGAATCGGGCCATAGAGATCATGTACACTCAGTGCCTGGAGGCGTCGGACAAATGCCTACCTGTGCACTATGAACAGTTGGTCCTACATCCTGAGAAATGGATGAAGACACTGCTGAAATTCCTTGACGTTCCTTGGAATGATGCTGTCCTTCACCATGAGGAGCTCATTGGGAAAGCTGGAGGAGTGTCCCTCTCCAA GGTGGAAAGGTCTACAGACCAAGTCATCAAACCTGTCAATGTGGAGGCCTTGTCCAAGTGGGTGGGGAAGATCCCAGCAGATGTGGTGAGGGATATGGCTGTCATCGCCCCCATGCTGTCCAGACTAGGCTACGACCCCCACGCCAACCCCCCCAACTATGGCCGGCCTGACCCAAAAGTCCTGGACAACACCAGAAGG GTCTTTAAAGGTGAATTTCAGCTACCAGATTTCCTAAGAGAACAATCACAG ATCCAGAAGTCTGCAGAGAGACCCAACCCCAGTTAG
- the tpst1 gene encoding protein-tyrosine sulfotransferase 1 isoform X2: MIGKLKQNLLVACLIISSVTVFYLGRHAMDCHHRFEEHGQPGGILPLSALGGSMRTTLRTGQNLSTPFVYNKDMPLIFIGGVPRSGTTLMRAMLDAHPEVRCGEETRVIPRILAMKQMWSRSGREKMRLDEAGVTDEVLDAAMQAFLLEIIVKHGEPANFLCNKDPFALKSLSYLAKIFPRAKFVLMIRDGRASVHSMISRKVTIAGFDLGSYRDCLTKWNRAIEIMYTQCLEASDKCLPVHYEQLVLHPEKWMKTLLKFLDVPWNDAVLHHEELIGKAGGVSLSKVERSTDQVIKPVNVEALSKWVGKIPADVVRDMAVIAPMLSRLGYDPHANPPNYGRPDPKVLDNTRRIQKSAERPNPS; the protein is encoded by the exons ATGATTGGCAAGCTGAAACAGAACTTGCTGGTGGCCTGTCTGATCATCAGCTCGGTCACGGTCTTCTACCTGGGCCGCCATGCCATGGATTGCCACCATCGATTTGAGGAGCACGGCCAGCCGGGGGGGATCCTGCCTTTGTCAGCACTGGGAGGCAGCATGCGGACCACCTTACGGACAGGCCAGAATCTCAGCACGccttttgtttacaacaaagACATGCCACTCATTTTCATCGGTGGAGTGCCCCGCAGTGGGACCACGCTCATGCGAGCCATGCTGGACGCCCACCCTGAGGTGCGCTGTGGTGAGGAAACCCGCGTCATCCCTCGCATCCTGGCCATGAAGCAGATGTGGAGCCGCTCAGGCCGGGAGAAGATGCGCCTGGACGAGGCCGGTGTGACAGATGAGGTGCTGGATGCCGCCATGCAGGCCTTCCTGCTGGAAATTATTGTCAAACATGGAGAGCCCGCCAACTTTCTCTGCAACAAGGACCCTTTTGCCTTGAAATCTCTTTCATACCTGGCCAAAATCTTTCCCCGTGCCAAGTTTGTACTCATGATTCGTGACGGCCGGGCTTCAGTTCACTCCATGATCTCACGGAAGGTGACCATTGCCGGCTTTGACCTGGGCAGCTACCGGGACTGCCTGACCAAGTGGAATCGGGCCATAGAGATCATGTACACTCAGTGCCTGGAGGCGTCGGACAAATGCCTACCTGTGCACTATGAACAGTTGGTCCTACATCCTGAGAAATGGATGAAGACACTGCTGAAATTCCTTGACGTTCCTTGGAATGATGCTGTCCTTCACCATGAGGAGCTCATTGGGAAAGCTGGAGGAGTGTCCCTCTCCAA GGTGGAAAGGTCTACAGACCAAGTCATCAAACCTGTCAATGTGGAGGCCTTGTCCAAGTGGGTGGGGAAGATCCCAGCAGATGTGGTGAGGGATATGGCTGTCATCGCCCCCATGCTGTCCAGACTAGGCTACGACCCCCACGCCAACCCCCCCAACTATGGCCGGCCTGACCCAAAAGTCCTGGACAACACCAGAAGG ATCCAGAAGTCTGCAGAGAGACCCAACCCCAGTTAG